A stretch of DNA from Yoonia sp. G8-12:
TGGCAAAGCGGACAACATCACCATCAATGCTGATCGTCCCTTCGTCGGGAACGTAGGTGCCGGAAATGACTTTTGTCAGCGTCGATTTTCCCGCCGCATTGTCACCGATCAACCCGAGACATTCGCCGGGGGCAACGTCCAGATCAACGCCGCGCAGGGCCTCGATCGAACCGAAATTCTTTTTGATACCCCGCAACGAAATGCGGGGTACTAGGGCCGTGTCAGAGGGCTTTTGGCCCTCTGACGTGCTGACCACTTCTTGTGCTGGCGTAGATGTCACTCGAAGATGCTCCGGAATGTGTCGACGTTTTCGTCTGTGACGATAGTCACAGGCACCGCAATGGTGGCTTCCACGCTGCCGCCATCGCTGAGGGTTTGCAACGCCTCAACTGCGGCAGCACCCATGCCTGCGGGGTCTTGCTGGATCACCGCAGCGACATAGCCGTTGTCGATGCCACGAATAGCCTGCGCAGTCAGATCCCAGCCAAAGATATCGATGCTGTCCTGCTTGCCCTGGCTTTCAACCGCGGCAATGGCACCCACAAGTGCGGGCTCGCCTGTTGCGTAAATGGCAGTCAGATCAGGGTTCGCTGTGATCATGTTCTCGGCGGCAGACAGGGCAAGGTCCTGCACGTTCTGGCCGTCAACAACGCCCGCCTCGGTGACACCATCGGCCCCCGAAATGACGTTCACAAAACCGTCCTGACGAATGTTCTGGATCGACGAGTTCAACGCCCCGACAACACCGATTTTGGCTGTGCCGCCCATATCGCTGGCCATATAATCCAAAAAGAATTCGCCCATATCTGCGCCAGCGCTGATATTGTTCACGCCCACCTGTGCCGCATGTGGACCTTCTGGAAGAACGGCATCAACAGCAATAACGGGGATTCCTGCATCGGCAGCCTGCTGAACCGCGGGCATGATACCGTTGGTGTCGATCGCGACGACGATAATGCCGTCAACACCTTGCTGGATGTAGGTTTCGATTGCGCTGTTCTGCGCTTCGGGATCGTTATTGGCGTTGAATACGACCAACGTGTCTCCGCCTGCTTCTGCGGCGGCTTCGGCACCCGCATTCATCTGGTTAAAGAACAGCGCCTGCTGGTTGATTTGCACCATCGCAAAGGTTTCAGCATTGGCGGCTGAGGCCATAACGCAGGCCGCTGCGGTTGCTGAAAGTAAAGTCGTTTTGATACGTTGCTTCATTGTCATCTCCGTTGGGTTGAAGTCAGTTTTTAAAGTTGTTTTTCGGGTCGTTTCTTTTTGTTGGCAGGCATCGCAACCGAACTGCGTTCGACCAACTCCACCGGCATACGTTCTGTGAGCGCTTTGAAATCCGGTTGATCCCATGCGTCGCTGAACAGGATTTCGACCGCCCGTTCACCAAGCTGGTCTACGGGCTGACGCACGGATGTGATTGCAGGTGCAAAAAGATGCAGCGATCGCGCGTCGTCAAAACTGATAAGGGAAAAATCGTCGGGCACCTTGATCTTCCGCTCGTGGAAAACCTCCAGAATACCGACTGTCAACTCGTCGGATCCGGAAAAAATGGCGGTCTCCTGATCGGCATTTCTCAAGAATTCTTCGGCCAGAATGCGACCCGAAGTGGGTGAGTGATCGCCAACGAAAAGTGTAGGTTCATAGGCAGGTTCGCCGTTTTGCGCCAAACCGCTGCGCAGACCTTCCAGGCGGGTCTGGGTGCTGTGTAAATCGGCGCCACCACCAAAGTACGCAACATGACGATGTCCCGCCGCCCGCAAATGCTGTCCGGCCAGCACACCGCCAAGGCCATTATCGCAAAGCACGCGCGGCACCTTTCCGCCGGGCACATCCTCATCAAGGATCACTGCTCTGGCAAAATCGTTCAGGGCCCGTGC
This window harbors:
- a CDS encoding substrate-binding domain-containing protein, whose translation is MKQRIKTTLLSATAAACVMASAANAETFAMVQINQQALFFNQMNAGAEAAAEAGGDTLVVFNANNDPEAQNSAIETYIQQGVDGIIVVAIDTNGIMPAVQQAADAGIPVIAVDAVLPEGPHAAQVGVNNISAGADMGEFFLDYMASDMGGTAKIGVVGALNSSIQNIRQDGFVNVISGADGVTEAGVVDGQNVQDLALSAAENMITANPDLTAIYATGEPALVGAIAAVESQGKQDSIDIFGWDLTAQAIRGIDNGYVAAVIQQDPAGMGAAAVEALQTLSDGGSVEATIAVPVTIVTDENVDTFRSIFE
- a CDS encoding LacI family DNA-binding transcriptional regulator, which translates into the protein MFYDRDPWKEQSMKSRTSLKDVAREAGVSTATISRHLNGSLDLPEPTRMRIEAAVSKLRYHPNPHARRLSLGKSDTIALILPDIANPFFAKLAAAIEKAAERHSSMVLLHATFNKSDREMAALERAAQNQVDGVIFITNRAPEAKVARALNDFARAVILDEDVPGGKVPRVLCDNGLGGVLAGQHLRAAGHRHVAYFGGGADLHSTQTRLEGLRSGLAQNGEPAYEPTLFVGDHSPTSGRILAEEFLRNADQETAIFSGSDELTVGILEVFHERKIKVPDDFSLISFDDARSLHLFAPAITSVRQPVDQLGERAVEILFSDAWDQPDFKALTERMPVELVERSSVAMPANKKKRPEKQL